A genomic window from Candidatus Thermoplasmatota archaeon includes:
- a CDS encoding CehA/McbA family metallohydrolase has translation MLKLDLHVHSQYSEDGSGTPQQLIDHVQKKGLQGIAITDHNTLEGSLQARKLAPKDFVVIPGIEISTTDGHMIALNVTSSIAAHKSVEETVDLILDHGGIPVVPHVFRNMSGIKKDKLNKIKSKISVIEVFNGCSLPKTNLKTAHLARKYAFGGTGGSDAHDPIYAGFAYTTVDTTAIDADTIIAEIVKKKTWGEGTTMPLSYRRDRMALSIKQFFTRGFKRI, from the coding sequence ATGTTAAAACTTGATCTTCATGTACATTCGCAATACTCAGAAGATGGGAGTGGGACACCACAACAACTGATTGATCACGTACAAAAAAAAGGTTTACAGGGAATCGCAATAACAGATCACAATACTCTCGAAGGAAGTTTACAAGCTCGAAAACTTGCTCCCAAAGATTTCGTTGTTATTCCTGGAATTGAGATTTCAACAACTGATGGTCATATGATTGCATTAAATGTTACTTCTTCGATTGCAGCGCATAAATCCGTTGAAGAAACCGTTGATTTGATTCTTGACCATGGTGGTATTCCTGTTGTTCCCCACGTTTTCCGGAATATGTCTGGGATCAAAAAAGATAAACTCAATAAAATTAAATCAAAAATATCAGTTATCGAAGTGTTTAATGGTTGCAGCCTGCCCAAAACGAATCTGAAAACTGCGCACCTTGCTCGAAAATATGCTTTTGGAGGAACGGGCGGGAGTGATGCTCATGATCCGATCTATGCAGGTTTCGCTTACACAACTGTTGATACCACAGCAATCGATGCAGACACTATTATTGCCGAGATCGTAAAGAAGAAAACCTGGGGAGAAGGTACAACGATGCCGCTTTCTTATCGGCGTGATCGAATGGC